In Vigna angularis cultivar LongXiaoDou No.4 chromosome 8, ASM1680809v1, whole genome shotgun sequence, one DNA window encodes the following:
- the LOC108345309 gene encoding protein PHYTOCHROME KINASE SUBSTRATE 4, with amino-acid sequence MERAIHTNLNPKSPTSKHRNSESFSSLHHLSSDKPNKSEPHHAMKPNEVRTLLHDPTSELRTFAAHKYFNHDNFQRVTINSNSRVSPLLNMDTEHKHSVPEQGDIITKSTRSFSDSASSSVVGGNGYCNNNIIINNYKAHSFHLATPTTPSPSSSKSTLNNKAGLLFHHPRKNPISVLNPPQTSSNLTQKLRSSLSKPIWLLRRKCPCNDKKSVQVKANTQKNSAKPKTSPPQPQTLSPNQIHKGSLNHKASPPTSPSSNKELKSQRLFQFQPAMNQSRRPSKEGFTFPLAMAANSTKPHQVLLNVVHEEEDATPRESLHVFQPPSPSKSHAMMDDDAASDASSDLFEIESFCTQTTTTLPCPIVTPSVAQCHETTDHEFFFAADAGSSLWRRLRDTEVLPPF; translated from the coding sequence atggaaagagcAATTCATACCAACCTGAATCCAAAGTCACCAACCTCCAAACACAGAAATAGTGAATCTTTTTCCTCTCTTCATCATCTCTCATCTGATAAACCAAACAAATCTGAACCACACCATGCCATGAAGCCTAATGAAGTTAGAACCCTTCTCCATGATCCCACCTCAGAGCTCAGAACTTTTGCTGCACACAAGTACTTCAACCATGACAACTTCCAAAGAGTAACCATCAACAGCAACAGTAGAGTCTCTCCCCTGCTCAACATGGACACAGAACACAAACACAGTGTTCCAGAACAAGGTGACATCATCACAAAGTCCACAAGATCATTCTCTGATTCTGCTTCATCATCAGTTGTCGGTGGTAATGGTTACTgcaacaacaacatcatcatcaacaacTACAAAGCTCATTCATTCCATCTTGCAACTCCAACAACTCCGTCACCTTCCTCATCCAAATCCACTCTAAACAACAAAGCTGGTTTGCTATTCCACCACCCTCGGAAAAATCCAATCTCAGTTCTAAACCCTCCTCAAACCTCCTCCAATCTCACACAGAAACTAAGAAGTTCTCTGTCAAAACCCATTTGGCTTTTGAGAAGAAAATGCCCCTGCAATGATAAAAAGTCAGTGCAAGTCAAAGCAAACACACAGAAAAACTCTGCAAAACCCAAAACCTCACCCCCACAACCTCAAACCCTTTCACCCAACCAAATCCACAAAGGTTCCTTGAATCACAAAGCATCACCACCAACATCACCATCATCCAACAAGGAGTTGAAATCTCAAAGGCTGTTCCAATTCCAACCTGCCATGAACCAATCCAGAAGGCCATCAAAGGAGGGCTTCACTTTCCCTTTGGCCATGGCAGCAAACTCCACAAAACCCCACCAGGTTCTTCTGAACGTTGTTCATGAAGAAGAGGACGCAACACCACGAGAGTCCTTGCATGTGTTCCAACCTCCAAGCCCCTCAAAGTCACATGCCATGATGGATGATGATGCGGCCAGTGACGCAAGTTCTGATCTTTTTGAGATTGAGAGTTTCTGCACTCAAACCACTACAACACTCCCATGCCCCATTGTTACACCTTCTGTTGCACAGTGCCATGAAACCACCGATCACGAGTTCTTCTTCGCCGCTGACGCCGGCAGCAGTTTGTGGCGGCGGCTTAGGGATACGGAGGTGTTGCCACCGTTTTAA